A part of Streptomyces sp. NBC_01451 genomic DNA contains:
- a CDS encoding aminomethyl transferase family protein: MDTTEVQRATYEAVLRLKDAPFVTQRPAYFSPAAAAQAVSNNLQAYGHFAQTLLPLEYTGWIDECGAHVASCYIGDWSPLHKLVVRGSQARAFLAWHGMRDLARFEAGQIKHHVQLDENGWVASEGVLCHLGEEEFLYTAGSGDWLLWQLSQGSWDVEIEDVSPELFIFGIQGPAALDTMEKLTGESLRDIAFCRSRTADVAGVPVRVLRTGISGELGYELHGPVGHANEVWSAAVESGGQFGIRQLGFRSQPVQHIEAGIATNGLDYISSSVVTPAVPRQFRMAFPGGSFVPENGVTDYFRKPAELGWGFRKGVPDRDFMGRDALVADAAAGEPYRTLVGLRWNTSDVIAVLAATMGGGDLPDAMELPRGRGPVFDQVLVGGRLVGASTGRTVSVNLRSTISLCVIDPAHAEPGTEVIVVWGKPGSAQREIRATVAALPFKPDRRRTDVVAL, translated from the coding sequence GTGGACACCACCGAAGTCCAGCGCGCCACCTACGAAGCAGTCCTGCGGCTGAAGGACGCCCCCTTCGTCACCCAGCGGCCGGCGTACTTCAGCCCTGCCGCGGCGGCCCAGGCCGTGAGCAACAACCTTCAGGCCTACGGTCACTTCGCCCAGACCCTGCTGCCTCTGGAGTACACCGGCTGGATCGACGAGTGCGGTGCGCACGTCGCTTCCTGCTACATAGGCGACTGGTCGCCGCTGCACAAGCTCGTCGTCCGGGGAAGCCAGGCGCGGGCCTTCCTGGCCTGGCACGGCATGAGGGACCTGGCACGCTTCGAGGCCGGACAGATCAAGCATCACGTCCAGCTCGACGAGAACGGCTGGGTGGCGTCCGAAGGGGTCCTGTGCCACCTGGGCGAGGAGGAGTTCCTCTACACGGCCGGCAGCGGGGACTGGCTGCTGTGGCAGTTGAGCCAGGGGAGCTGGGACGTGGAGATCGAGGACGTCAGCCCCGAGCTGTTCATCTTCGGCATCCAGGGTCCGGCGGCCCTGGACACCATGGAGAAGCTGACCGGGGAGAGCCTGCGGGACATCGCCTTCTGCCGCAGCCGGACGGCCGACGTCGCCGGAGTCCCCGTGCGTGTCCTGCGTACGGGCATCTCCGGCGAACTCGGCTACGAACTGCACGGTCCGGTCGGGCATGCCAACGAGGTCTGGTCGGCCGCGGTCGAGAGCGGCGGTCAGTTCGGGATCCGTCAGCTCGGCTTCCGGTCCCAGCCCGTCCAGCACATCGAGGCGGGCATCGCCACGAACGGCCTCGACTACATCTCCTCGTCCGTCGTCACCCCCGCCGTGCCCAGGCAGTTCAGGATGGCCTTCCCCGGCGGCAGCTTCGTACCGGAGAACGGCGTCACCGACTACTTCCGCAAGCCGGCCGAGCTGGGCTGGGGCTTCCGCAAGGGCGTCCCCGACCGCGACTTCATGGGCCGCGACGCGCTGGTCGCCGACGCCGCCGCGGGGGAGCCGTACAGGACGCTCGTCGGCCTGCGCTGGAACACCTCCGACGTCATCGCCGTCCTTGCCGCGACGATGGGCGGAGGCGACCTGCCCGACGCCATGGAACTGCCCCGGGGGCGCGGCCCGGTCTTCGACCAGGTTCTCGTCGGCGGACGGCTTGTCGGCGCCTCCACCGGCCGGACGGTCAGCGTGAACCTGCGGTCGACCATCTCCCTCTGTGTGATCGACCCGGCCCACGCGGAGCCCGGGACCGAGGTAATTGTGGTGTGGGGGAAGCCGGGATCCGCGCAGCGCGAGATCCGGGCGACGGTGGCCGCACTCCCCTTCAAGCCCGACAGGCGGCGAACGGACGTCGTCGCGCTGTAG
- a CDS encoding NAD-binding protein, with protein sequence MTTHSARPRNTHQYVVIGETHLAGRVCATLHADHHPTRHLVRPGDEELRDATSAGPDAVAVLLHDDVAALRYALAVAHLSPTTPLIVTVFDHTVAEELGRLLPQCDVTSPADLVAPALAGPCLDPALVAVQRHGDRIRAVRQDQDTLCTEDWRPQSQKRWRTRAGWALRQLRPHDAGTRVLMVGLLAVLAVLAADWTWLVCHGRPAAEAFFEAARVVSGVGPAAAPATAHGYQVAAALAMLSTVAFTALFTAGVVERMLGPKLVGLVGPRTLPRSGHVIVVGMGQVGMRLCVELRNLGVAVVGVERDPQASAARLARSLGVPVMTGDGGDRHLLERLRLRHARALAAVGSDDLDNIAVAIAAHGVAPHTRVLIRAGEHEAIAETRSLLPMGTIRDVTGMATAYVVARLLGEPVAGVVPHPEGVYRQSPDGGFSRGALSARTRCRHLPAQRTRTI encoded by the coding sequence GTGACCACGCACTCGGCACGCCCCCGAAACACCCACCAGTACGTCGTGATCGGCGAGACACACCTGGCCGGCCGTGTGTGCGCCACGCTGCACGCGGACCACCACCCGACCCGGCACCTCGTACGGCCCGGCGACGAGGAACTCCGCGACGCGACGAGCGCGGGGCCGGACGCGGTGGCCGTCCTCCTGCACGACGACGTGGCCGCGCTCCGCTATGCCCTCGCTGTCGCCCACCTCTCGCCCACGACCCCCTTGATCGTCACCGTCTTCGACCACACGGTGGCCGAGGAACTCGGCCGGCTGCTCCCGCAGTGCGACGTCACCTCTCCCGCCGACCTTGTCGCGCCCGCGCTCGCCGGCCCGTGTCTGGATCCCGCACTGGTCGCCGTGCAACGGCACGGTGACCGGATCCGAGCGGTCCGCCAGGACCAGGACACCCTGTGCACCGAGGACTGGCGTCCCCAGAGCCAGAAGCGGTGGCGCACCCGCGCGGGCTGGGCCCTGCGCCAGCTGCGCCCCCACGACGCGGGCACCCGGGTCCTGATGGTGGGCCTGCTCGCGGTCCTCGCCGTCCTCGCGGCCGACTGGACCTGGCTGGTCTGCCACGGCCGCCCCGCGGCAGAGGCGTTCTTCGAGGCGGCCCGGGTGGTCTCGGGCGTCGGTCCCGCGGCGGCCCCGGCGACGGCTCACGGATACCAGGTGGCGGCGGCCCTGGCGATGCTGTCCACCGTCGCCTTCACCGCGCTGTTCACCGCCGGGGTGGTGGAGCGCATGCTCGGCCCCAAGCTGGTCGGCCTCGTCGGACCACGGACCCTGCCGCGCTCGGGGCACGTCATCGTGGTCGGGATGGGGCAGGTGGGCATGCGCCTGTGCGTCGAGCTGAGGAACCTGGGAGTCGCCGTCGTCGGCGTCGAACGGGATCCGCAGGCCTCCGCCGCGCGGCTGGCCCGCAGCCTCGGGGTACCCGTCATGACCGGAGACGGCGGTGACCGCCACCTGCTGGAGCGGCTGCGCCTGCGGCACGCCCGCGCCCTCGCCGCGGTCGGCTCCGACGACCTCGACAACATCGCCGTGGCCATCGCCGCGCACGGGGTCGCGCCCCACACCAGGGTTCTCATTCGGGCCGGCGAACACGAAGCCATCGCCGAGACCCGCTCCCTGCTGCCCATGGGAACCATCAGGGACGTCACCGGCATGGCGACCGCCTACGTGGTCGCCCGCCTCCTGGGAGAACCCGTGGCGGGCGTCGTGCCGCACCCGGAAGGCGTCTACCGCCAGAGCCCCGACGGCGGGTTCAGCCGCGGTGCGCTGTCGGCCCGGACCCGATGTCGGCATCTGCCCGCGCAGCGTACTAGAACGATTTAG
- a CDS encoding sugar ABC transporter substrate-binding protein, whose product MALTRRGWPALATALLLVSAVLAGCGSGGGTASSGSTVSASGLSTAEKKVAALQAGVTDYPVPTSDVRGVAGFKGRKVYYIPFLQQIPAFADAARSMREALARAGLSQQVCDGKAQPSAIAACVQQAIAADTAGIILEAIPYGMAQNALDTAKAKGIPIIVADQDRPSGFTDSNQVAYIPGATTQASAIAWWVIADSKGKADLIITESADNPSATKYVTDSLPIYKKYCPGCTVEVKVITASTPALLASNASSNILANPKATYYFTQFEDSLQPTIQGIQQSGRASGISLSVTAGSVNGLGLLKGDSAVKAVVAVDMAYAGYAMTDQILRMMTRSGPVEETFPMRLFTEQNIAGIKVTAAAQTSGEWFGDASFHEDFARLWGVS is encoded by the coding sequence ATGGCGCTTACCAGAAGAGGGTGGCCGGCCCTGGCCACGGCCCTGCTCCTCGTGTCGGCGGTGCTGGCAGGATGCGGCTCCGGCGGCGGCACCGCCTCGTCGGGCAGCACCGTCTCCGCCTCGGGCCTCAGCACGGCCGAGAAGAAGGTGGCGGCTCTCCAGGCCGGGGTCACTGACTACCCCGTCCCCACCAGCGACGTACGGGGCGTCGCCGGGTTCAAGGGCCGCAAGGTCTACTACATCCCGTTCCTCCAGCAGATCCCCGCCTTCGCGGACGCGGCACGGTCGATGCGCGAGGCGCTCGCCAGGGCCGGGCTCTCCCAGCAGGTGTGTGACGGCAAGGCCCAGCCCAGCGCGATCGCCGCCTGTGTCCAGCAGGCCATCGCGGCGGACACGGCCGGAATCATCCTGGAAGCCATCCCCTACGGCATGGCCCAGAACGCCCTCGACACGGCCAAGGCCAAGGGCATCCCGATCATCGTCGCGGACCAGGACCGCCCGTCCGGTTTCACCGACAGCAACCAGGTGGCCTACATACCGGGGGCGACCACTCAGGCGAGCGCCATCGCCTGGTGGGTCATCGCCGACTCCAAGGGCAAGGCCGATCTGATCATCACGGAGTCGGCCGACAACCCGTCGGCGACGAAGTACGTGACCGACTCGCTGCCCATCTACAAGAAGTACTGCCCCGGCTGCACTGTCGAGGTCAAGGTGATCACCGCCTCGACGCCGGCACTGCTGGCCTCGAACGCGAGTTCCAACATCCTGGCCAACCCGAAGGCCACCTACTACTTCACCCAGTTCGAGGACAGCCTCCAGCCCACCATCCAGGGCATCCAGCAGTCGGGGCGCGCTTCCGGCATCTCCCTGTCCGTGACAGCGGGTTCGGTGAACGGCCTGGGCCTGCTCAAGGGCGACTCGGCGGTCAAGGCGGTCGTGGCCGTGGACATGGCCTATGCCGGATATGCGATGACCGACCAGATCCTGCGCATGATGACGCGGTCCGGGCCCGTCGAGGAGACGTTCCCGATGCGGCTGTTCACCGAGCAGAACATCGCCGGCATCAAGGTGACGGCCGCCGCCCAGACCTCCGGTGAGTGGTTCGGTGACGCGTCGTTCCACGAGGACTTCGCCAGGCTCTGGGGTGTCTCGTGA
- a CDS encoding aminomethyl transferase family protein, with protein MPSLEEEINKAGGPLALLRQGRSGAYPFPIKAEFSNWRDEQEAWRGTAALMDLSHHMTDLVVEGPDTYRLLEHLGANSFQGFGPGSAKQLITVRPDGYMIGDCILFCVGDRHVRVVGRPPALNWVQFNAATGGWDVAVRRDERTVNNPKGRELFRLQLQGPHAEAIFEKVNGGPMPDIPFFTMGRFNVGPHRVTALNHRMSGFPGYEFTGPYADIEAVSGIILEAGAEYGVRQVGARAYASVATESGWIANTLPATYSGEDMKAFREWHSARSFEGNLALGGSLVSDRIEDYYTTPWDLGYGHILKFDHDFVGREGLEAIKDRPHRRKAWVLWDRDDVAKIVASMYEKEDRRFKYIEMPAAFYTACQFDRVEKDGELVGAAMLTSYSANVRGWISLGTIDPAAAAGDRVEIVWGEPNGGSPNPAVERHSQTRVRGTVMARPFPAKKH; from the coding sequence ATGCCAAGTCTCGAAGAAGAGATCAACAAGGCGGGAGGGCCGCTCGCCCTCCTCCGACAGGGGCGCTCCGGGGCGTACCCGTTCCCCATCAAGGCGGAGTTCAGCAACTGGCGCGACGAGCAGGAGGCGTGGCGCGGCACCGCGGCGCTGATGGACCTGTCGCACCACATGACGGACCTCGTCGTAGAGGGTCCCGACACCTACCGGCTGCTCGAACACCTCGGGGCGAACAGCTTCCAGGGCTTCGGCCCCGGCAGCGCCAAGCAGCTCATCACGGTCCGGCCCGACGGCTACATGATCGGCGACTGCATCCTGTTCTGCGTCGGCGACCGCCACGTCCGCGTCGTCGGCCGGCCGCCGGCCCTCAACTGGGTCCAGTTCAACGCGGCCACCGGCGGCTGGGACGTCGCCGTCCGCCGCGACGAGCGCACCGTGAACAACCCCAAGGGCCGGGAGCTGTTCCGGCTCCAGTTGCAGGGTCCGCACGCCGAGGCGATCTTCGAGAAGGTCAACGGCGGACCGATGCCGGACATCCCGTTCTTCACCATGGGACGCTTCAACGTCGGCCCGCACCGGGTCACCGCCCTCAACCACCGGATGTCCGGCTTCCCGGGCTACGAGTTCACCGGACCGTACGCGGACATCGAGGCGGTGAGCGGCATCATCCTGGAGGCCGGTGCGGAGTACGGCGTGCGCCAGGTCGGCGCCCGCGCGTACGCCTCGGTCGCCACCGAGTCCGGCTGGATCGCCAACACCCTGCCGGCGACCTACTCCGGCGAGGACATGAAGGCGTTCCGCGAGTGGCATTCCGCGCGCTCGTTCGAGGGCAACCTCGCGCTCGGCGGCAGCCTGGTCTCCGACCGGATCGAGGACTACTACACCACCCCGTGGGATCTCGGATACGGCCACATCCTCAAGTTCGACCACGACTTCGTGGGGCGCGAGGGACTTGAGGCGATCAAGGACCGGCCGCACCGCCGCAAGGCCTGGGTGCTCTGGGACCGTGACGACGTCGCGAAGATCGTCGCGAGCATGTACGAGAAGGAGGACCGGCGCTTCAAGTACATCGAGATGCCCGCCGCGTTCTACACGGCCTGCCAGTTCGACCGGGTGGAGAAGGACGGCGAACTCGTCGGAGCGGCGATGCTCACCTCGTACTCCGCGAACGTGCGCGGCTGGATCTCGCTCGGCACCATCGATCCGGCCGCCGCGGCCGGCGACCGGGTGGAGATCGTGTGGGGCGAACCGAACGGCGGCTCGCCGAACCCGGCTGTCGAACGCCACTCCCAGACCCGGGTGCGCGGAACGGTCATGGCGCGCCCGTTCCCGGCGAAGAAGCACTGA
- a CDS encoding MarR family winged helix-turn-helix transcriptional regulator produces the protein MSLATGEAGFAWEHGLPHVLWRAQQAVHRRVDTALDGLGVTVTQLGLAVHLDELGLLSASDLARRFHITPQSVTTALAQLERIGWVRRLPHPVHKRVILHELTETGLAGVGDGRARMARIDGVLTAMLGDDKDEVLGRLRELTVALDGEDPAGAAMWPLAGTTP, from the coding sequence ATGTCGTTGGCAACGGGCGAAGCGGGATTCGCGTGGGAGCACGGGCTGCCCCATGTGCTCTGGCGGGCCCAGCAGGCGGTGCACCGCCGCGTCGACACCGCACTCGACGGGCTCGGGGTCACGGTGACGCAGCTCGGACTCGCCGTCCACCTCGACGAACTCGGCCTGCTCTCCGCGTCGGACCTCGCGCGCCGCTTCCACATCACGCCGCAGAGCGTGACCACGGCCCTCGCCCAGCTGGAGCGCATCGGGTGGGTCCGGCGGCTGCCGCACCCCGTCCACAAGCGCGTCATCCTCCACGAGCTCACCGAGACCGGTCTCGCCGGTGTCGGGGACGGTCGTGCGCGCATGGCCCGGATCGACGGCGTCCTGACCGCGATGCTGGGCGACGACAAGGACGAGGTTCTCGGACGGCTACGGGAGCTGACCGTCGCGCTGGACGGTGAGGACCCGGCCGGCGCCGCGATGTGGCCCCTGGCCGGCACCACACCCTGA
- a CDS encoding sugar ABC transporter ATP-binding protein, with amino-acid sequence MNTVSRAHPPDAERPQRLEVAGLSKTFGSTRALSDVRLRVAHGELHGLVGQNGCGKSTLVKILTGVHSPDPGASVTVDGLRLDLPIRPLRQRAAGVSVVHQNLGLVDDLTVWENVRLGHYRAGRLSRRIDRREEQRAAQQVLAGLGRPLDAGRKAGSLSAQDRAVVAIARAVQDHPPGSGLIIFDESTRALGGSARTRFFEMVRSLVAEGTSVLLISHQLEEIVEVTDRVPVLRDGAVIEGGLPTREVDEASLTRMMLGRHLVSHGPRASHAQGRPAVSVRGLAVGAVNGLDLAVRRGEIVGLTGLVGSGFVEVAEALAGARTARAGTLSVRGHDLALDRGRGSSGQFVRAGVAFVPERRLEAGLAGELSVAENLTLPRVGRRGGRLRIGAAWQAEEVTAMIAKLDIRPPDPHAPVHTLSGGNQQKVLLAKWLADAPGLLVLHEPTQAVDVGARHDIIEAVRAAARDGCAVVIASIDPTDLAVLCDRVLVFRDGQVTRELTGDLEQDTVVRAVFDDDAVPQGREQAD; translated from the coding sequence ATGAACACTGTTTCGCGGGCCCACCCACCGGACGCGGAACGGCCCCAGCGCCTCGAAGTGGCCGGGCTGTCCAAGACGTTCGGCTCGACACGGGCGCTCAGCGACGTCCGGCTGCGGGTCGCCCACGGAGAACTGCACGGGCTCGTGGGCCAGAACGGATGCGGGAAGTCCACCCTCGTCAAGATCCTCACGGGTGTGCACTCTCCCGATCCGGGCGCGTCCGTGACTGTGGACGGGCTGCGTCTGGACCTGCCGATCCGCCCCCTGCGGCAACGGGCCGCGGGAGTCTCGGTCGTCCATCAGAATCTCGGCCTGGTCGACGACCTGACGGTCTGGGAGAACGTGCGGCTGGGCCACTACCGCGCGGGCCGTCTCTCCCGGCGGATCGACCGCCGGGAGGAACAACGAGCTGCCCAGCAGGTCCTCGCCGGGCTGGGCCGCCCGCTCGATGCCGGCCGGAAGGCCGGTTCGCTCTCGGCCCAGGATCGCGCCGTGGTCGCCATCGCCCGGGCGGTGCAGGACCATCCGCCCGGCAGCGGACTGATCATCTTCGACGAGTCGACGCGGGCCCTGGGCGGATCGGCGCGGACCCGTTTCTTCGAGATGGTCCGGTCCCTCGTCGCGGAGGGCACCTCGGTGCTCCTGATCTCCCACCAGTTGGAGGAGATCGTCGAGGTGACCGACCGGGTCCCCGTCCTGCGTGACGGCGCGGTGATCGAGGGGGGCCTGCCCACCCGCGAGGTGGACGAGGCCTCGCTCACGCGCATGATGCTCGGACGCCACCTCGTCAGCCACGGCCCGCGGGCGAGCCACGCCCAGGGCCGGCCCGCGGTCTCCGTGCGGGGCCTCGCGGTCGGTGCGGTGAACGGCCTCGACCTCGCCGTCCGGCGCGGCGAGATCGTCGGACTGACGGGTCTGGTCGGATCGGGGTTCGTGGAGGTGGCCGAGGCACTGGCGGGCGCACGCACAGCCCGCGCCGGCACCCTGTCCGTACGCGGGCACGACCTGGCCCTGGACCGTGGGCGGGGCAGCTCCGGGCAGTTCGTGCGCGCGGGGGTGGCGTTCGTGCCCGAACGCCGTCTGGAGGCGGGGCTGGCCGGTGAGCTCTCGGTGGCCGAGAACCTGACCCTGCCCCGGGTGGGCCGCCGAGGCGGCCGGCTGCGGATCGGTGCGGCGTGGCAGGCCGAGGAGGTCACCGCGATGATCGCGAAACTCGACATCCGGCCGCCCGACCCGCACGCGCCGGTCCACACACTCAGTGGCGGCAACCAGCAGAAGGTCCTGCTGGCCAAGTGGCTGGCCGACGCGCCCGGTCTGCTCGTGCTGCACGAACCGACGCAGGCGGTGGACGTCGGCGCCCGCCACGACATCATCGAGGCGGTCCGGGCCGCCGCGCGCGACGGCTGCGCGGTCGTCATCGCCTCGATCGACCCGACCGACCTCGCGGTGCTGTGCGACAGGGTGCTGGTCTTCCGGGACGGCCAGGTCACCAGGGAACTCACCGGCGATCTGGAACAGGACACCGTCGTGCGCGCCGTCTTCGACGACGACGCAGTGCCTCAGGGAAGGGAACAGGCCGACTGA
- a CDS encoding Ldh family oxidoreductase yields the protein MTDTPPKPDKVRVPAEDLRAFSAELLEKGGLSPEHARTTADVFVWASLRGVDSHGVGRVTAYLELLAKGVANARPRIQVESSTPATAVLDADRAPGPVALTMAAEEAVRRARETGIASVGVRQTVHTGAIGYYVSKIAEQGLVGLGFVAGMPNMGYTGVKGAAVATSPLAVAVPARDHAPLLLDMATATIALGRIRQARASGTPLPEGAAATEDGTPTTDPEKAVMPLPLGGAKGSGMSLAFELLTSVLVGAPILAAFHSDDPKGRKHRQNALLIALAPAAFGDPGTFTADADATLGTLKGLPVADGADGVYYPGERSAGLAALRAAQGVPVAPKVWRELTESAAKFGVTPPEPAPDM from the coding sequence ATGACCGACACACCCCCCAAGCCGGACAAGGTCCGGGTCCCCGCCGAGGACCTGCGCGCCTTCTCCGCCGAGCTGCTCGAAAAGGGCGGGCTGAGCCCCGAGCACGCCCGCACCACCGCCGACGTGTTCGTCTGGGCCTCGCTGCGCGGCGTGGACTCCCACGGCGTCGGGCGCGTCACCGCCTACCTGGAACTGCTCGCCAAGGGCGTGGCCAACGCCCGGCCGCGCATCCAGGTCGAGTCCAGCACGCCCGCCACCGCCGTCCTCGACGCCGACCGCGCCCCCGGTCCGGTGGCCCTCACCATGGCCGCCGAGGAAGCGGTGCGGCGGGCCCGGGAGACCGGGATCGCCTCCGTGGGAGTACGGCAGACCGTGCACACCGGCGCCATCGGCTACTACGTCTCGAAGATCGCCGAACAGGGCCTGGTCGGCCTCGGCTTCGTCGCCGGCATGCCCAACATGGGCTACACCGGCGTCAAGGGCGCCGCCGTGGCCACCAGCCCGCTCGCCGTCGCCGTACCCGCCCGGGACCACGCACCGCTGCTGCTCGACATGGCCACCGCCACCATCGCGCTCGGCAGGATCCGCCAGGCCAGGGCGAGCGGCACCCCGCTGCCCGAGGGCGCCGCCGCGACGGAGGACGGCACGCCCACCACCGACCCGGAGAAGGCGGTCATGCCCCTTCCCCTGGGTGGTGCCAAGGGTTCCGGCATGTCCCTCGCCTTCGAACTGCTCACCAGCGTGCTGGTCGGCGCGCCGATCCTCGCCGCGTTCCACTCGGACGACCCGAAGGGCCGCAAGCACCGCCAGAACGCCCTGCTCATCGCCCTCGCCCCAGCGGCCTTCGGCGACCCCGGCACCTTCACCGCGGACGCCGACGCCACCCTCGGCACCCTCAAGGGGCTCCCGGTCGCGGACGGGGCGGACGGCGTGTACTACCCCGGGGAGCGCAGCGCAGGCCTGGCCGCGCTACGGGCCGCACAGGGAGTACCGGTGGCGCCGAAGGTCTGGCGCGAACTGACGGAGAGCGCAGCCAAGTTCGGAGTCACCCCACCGGAGCCCGCGCCGGACATGTGA
- a CDS encoding LysR family transcriptional regulator, whose product MDRMLLMRSFVTVAQLGSFNGAARTLNSSGSLVSRHVAELERQIGVRLVNRTARSISLTEQGLRYCEFAARILTEIEAEEARIGQQHDRAEGQLSVVCPKWIGSLDVGDAIAAFAAEHPKISVRFELGGLSERTYDFLDSGFDVALHTRDLRDSRVHLKKIASLPFTLCASEEYVKRHSSLAHPNDLAAHDCLVHVNEPVWRLGQGPTSSLHKIRNVAFSSNSYIALQKAAVQGRGIALLPQRSAYDDLVSGALLAQLPSVPVPDRPLFAVYGPGRTVPRKTVALLEFLSRWFRENPIPVLAL is encoded by the coding sequence ATGGACCGCATGCTCCTGATGCGCAGCTTCGTCACCGTCGCACAGCTCGGCAGTTTCAACGGGGCCGCCCGAACACTGAACTCGTCCGGCTCGCTCGTCTCACGGCACGTCGCGGAACTGGAGCGGCAGATCGGTGTCCGGCTCGTCAACCGCACCGCCCGTTCCATCAGCCTGACCGAACAGGGCCTGCGCTACTGCGAGTTCGCCGCCCGGATCCTTACCGAGATCGAGGCGGAGGAGGCCCGCATCGGGCAGCAGCACGACCGGGCGGAAGGCCAGCTGAGTGTCGTCTGCCCCAAGTGGATAGGGAGTCTGGACGTCGGCGACGCGATCGCCGCGTTTGCCGCCGAGCATCCCAAGATCTCCGTCCGGTTCGAGCTGGGAGGCCTCTCGGAGCGCACCTACGACTTCCTGGACAGCGGTTTCGACGTCGCCCTGCACACCCGGGACCTGCGGGACTCCCGGGTGCACCTCAAGAAGATCGCGTCTCTCCCCTTCACCCTGTGCGCCTCCGAGGAGTACGTGAAGCGCCACAGTTCCCTCGCCCACCCCAACGACCTGGCCGCGCACGACTGCCTCGTGCATGTCAATGAACCGGTCTGGCGTCTCGGGCAGGGGCCCACCTCCAGCCTGCACAAGATCCGCAACGTGGCCTTCTCCTCCAACTCGTACATCGCGCTGCAGAAGGCCGCCGTCCAGGGGCGCGGAATCGCCCTGCTCCCGCAGCGGTCGGCCTACGACGACCTGGTCTCCGGAGCCCTTCTGGCCCAGCTCCCCTCGGTCCCCGTCCCCGACCGTCCGCTGTTCGCGGTCTACGGCCCCGGCCGGACGGTGCCGCGGAAGACCGTCGCCCTGCTGGAGTTCCTCAGCCGGTGGTTCAGGGAGAACCCGATACCCGTGCTGGCGCTCTGA
- a CDS encoding ABC transporter permease yields the protein MDVARRKDLVSPPAAPQAAHDAKPVPVSARARHVASRYAVIGVWAVMIAVYTVAEPGLFLTEGTFQTIFGSQQALVFLTMALLCTICVGEFVDLSVPAVFGFSATVLPVLVVDHGWGVWPAAAVALLGAIAIGVVNGLLVVVVGVNTIVATLGMGTLLGGISLWMSHLNTVSGLPTGFGRFALYPVAGLPVSFFYGVVLVAGFAYVLAFTPLGRHIRFVGANREVSRLSGIHVNRIRLGSFIASGAMCGVGAVIAVAALGGYNPTTSDTLLLPTFASVFLGTAVLQPGRFNPVGTFVGIYFLATGILGLQLLGLEAWVSSVFYGGVLIAAVTIATVLRRRTT from the coding sequence ATGGACGTCGCCCGCCGGAAAGATCTCGTTTCTCCCCCAGCCGCGCCGCAGGCGGCGCACGACGCCAAGCCCGTACCGGTCTCCGCCCGGGCCCGGCACGTCGCGTCGCGTTACGCGGTGATCGGTGTCTGGGCAGTCATGATCGCGGTGTACACGGTCGCGGAGCCGGGGCTGTTCCTGACCGAGGGGACCTTCCAGACCATCTTCGGCTCCCAGCAGGCCCTGGTGTTTCTGACCATGGCGCTGCTGTGCACCATCTGTGTCGGGGAGTTCGTGGACCTGTCCGTTCCGGCGGTCTTCGGGTTCTCCGCCACCGTCCTGCCCGTTCTGGTCGTCGACCACGGGTGGGGAGTGTGGCCGGCGGCGGCCGTCGCCCTCCTGGGCGCGATCGCCATCGGCGTGGTCAACGGGCTGCTCGTCGTCGTGGTCGGGGTCAACACCATCGTGGCGACGCTGGGAATGGGCACCTTGCTGGGAGGCATCAGCCTCTGGATGTCCCACCTCAACACGGTCAGCGGCCTGCCGACCGGGTTCGGCAGGTTCGCGCTGTACCCCGTGGCCGGCCTGCCGGTCTCGTTCTTCTACGGTGTGGTGCTGGTGGCCGGGTTCGCCTACGTCCTCGCCTTCACCCCGCTGGGCCGCCACATCCGCTTCGTCGGAGCCAACCGGGAGGTCAGCCGGCTCTCGGGCATCCACGTGAACCGGATCCGCCTCGGTTCCTTCATCGCCTCCGGCGCCATGTGCGGCGTCGGTGCGGTCATCGCCGTCGCGGCCCTGGGCGGCTACAACCCGACCACGTCCGACACCCTGCTCCTTCCGACGTTCGCGTCCGTCTTCCTCGGCACCGCGGTACTCCAGCCGGGGCGCTTCAACCCGGTCGGCACGTTCGTCGGCATCTACTTCCTGGCGACCGGGATCCTCGGCCTCCAACTGCTGGGCCTGGAGGCCTGGGTCTCGTCCGTCTTCTACGGGGGTGTCCTCATAGCAGCGGTCACCATCGCGACCGTGCTGCGCCGCCGAACCACGTGA